The nucleotide window CTCTTCCGATACTCATTGCAGCTCCATTTTGGTCTTTAGTTGCTGCAAGGTATGCAAAGTAAGTCCATTGTATTGCTTCCTGAGCAGTTTCTGCCGGTCTCGAAATGTCGTATCCGTATGCTTCAGCCATTCTTTTCAATGCTTTTAATGCTTTAATCTGTTCAGTTATTTCTTCTCTTTGTCTTATGACATCTTCTGTCATTTCTTCAGGATCCTGAGTTTTGAATATTTGTTCTCTTTCAGCGATCAGTCTGTCCAATCCATAAAGAGCCGCTCTTCTGTAATCTCCGATAATTCTTCCTCTTCCGTAAGCATCAGGAAGACCTGTTATAATTCCTGTGTGTCTTGCTTTTTTAATGCTGTCTGTATAAGCTGAGAATACTCCGTCATTATGTGTTTTTCTATATTTTGTAAAAATTTCTTCAGTTTCGGGATCCAATTTATAACCGAATGCTTCCAAACTGTTTTTTACCATTCTCAATCCGCCGTTTGGAAAAATAGCTCTTTTTAAAGGTGCATCAGTTTGCAGTCCTACTATTTTCTCAAGATCTTTGTTAATGTACCCTGCTCCATAAGCATCAATTTGAGAAGGAACTTTAGTTTCCGCATCGTAAATTCCTTTTTCTCTCTCAACTTTGAATTTTTCTTTCAAAGAATCCCACAATTGTACTGTAGCATCTGTAGGTCCTACAAGAAAACTTTCATCTCCTAAATATTCAGTATAATTTTGTTTTATAAAGTCGGTAACGTCTATTTTGTCAGTCCAGTTACCTTCTTTAAATCCTCTCCATGCGTCCATGTTCAGAACACTTCCTTTCTTGGTTTCATTTTATTTATTATTAGTTTTTATTTACAAGTTTATTATAACTCATTTTATCAAGAAAATCAAAGGTTTTTTTTAATTTCTTCTATTTTTTCAATTTTTCGGTTTTTTTTGGACGAATCATTTTATAAAAAGTTCTTTTATTTCAGTGTTTACAGGTTTTGAAGGTTTTAAAAATTTTTATTTTTTATATCAGTAATAATTTTTTATCATTATTTTCTCATTAGAAAAATATATATTAATGTCTATACGTTAAAACGTGATTTTTTTCCTTTATATTTTAACATACAACAAGCGATAAATCTGATTGACAAATAACATAAAAAAATGTAAAATTCCCTATATAAATATTTTATATACTTAAAATGTTTAATTTTTATTCTTTACATTTCATACTGATTTAAAAAATAATAAAATTTGAAAGGACAAATATGGCAAAATATTCAGGAAGGAGTTTAACTCCAGCTTCAATTCTTATAGGAACAATAGGTGCAGTGCTCGTTGCAGCCAGTTCTTTTTATGTAGTATTAAAATTCGGTGCTTTACCATGGCCCACAATAATGGTTACTTTAATATCCATGTCTGCACTGGGACTTTTCGGAAGAAAAGACTCGGGAGAAATAACAGTTACTCATACTATTATGAGTGCAGGCTCTATGGTTGCAGGGGGTGTAGCTTTTACTGTTCCCGGCTATCTTATTTTAGGAGGAAAACTTGAAAGCATAGATAAAGGTCTGTTTCTGACTACTATATTAACAGGTAGCGTTCTGGGTGCAGTTCTTTCTTTTATTTTCAGAAAGAAACTCATCGAAGAAGATAAACTGGAATTTCCTATAGGCGATGCTGCTTATAATCTTGTAAAATCGGGAAAAAATAAAAAAAATATGAAAACAGTAACTTTCGGGATGCTTTTCAGCACAGTTGTGGCTATTTTAAGAGATTACAGTTTTCAAAAAGGCAAAGCTCCTTTTATTCCTACAATATATTCTGTAAAAAACGGTTTATTGAGTTTTTATGTTTCGCCTCTTCTCTTAGGAGTAGGATATATTTTAGGATTTATGAATACTTTTATATGGTTTTTAGGAGGAGCGGTTACTTATTTAATTGCTCAGCCTCTTTCAGCATATTATAATATTAAAGACTTTGATATTATGAAAAACAGTTTCGGTATGGGTTTTGTCATCGGAATAGGTGCTTCGGTCATCGTAAAAATAATAATTTCTACAAAAAGGGAAAACAAATATAAAAGAATAAAAAATGATAACATTAATATAAAAATTATATTGGGAGTTTTTTCCGTAGCTGCTGTTGCTCTTATTTCTTTTGTTTATAAACTTCCTCTGTTTCTGTCTTTTGTGTTGATTCTGATATGTATACTTTGTACTGTCATTGCAGGATACACTACAGGAAAAACAGGGATTAATCCTATGGAAATATATGCGATTATTACAATTCTGGTAATTTCTTTTTTGAACGT belongs to Pseudoleptotrichia goodfellowii and includes:
- a CDS encoding OPT/YSL family transporter, which produces MAKYSGRSLTPASILIGTIGAVLVAASSFYVVLKFGALPWPTIMVTLISMSALGLFGRKDSGEITVTHTIMSAGSMVAGGVAFTVPGYLILGGKLESIDKGLFLTTILTGSVLGAVLSFIFRKKLIEEDKLEFPIGDAAYNLVKSGKNKKNMKTVTFGMLFSTVVAILRDYSFQKGKAPFIPTIYSVKNGLLSFYVSPLLLGVGYILGFMNTFIWFLGGAVTYLIAQPLSAYYNIKDFDIMKNSFGMGFVIGIGASVIVKIIISTKRENKYKRIKNDNINIKIILGVFSVAAVALISFVYKLPLFLSFVLILICILCTVIAGYTTGKTGINPMEIYAIITILVISFLNVLLNGLNIGGIRFSTNINLLILFLLACIVAVACGLAGDILNDFKSGFKMKVSPGEQFAGELIGAVVSSFVVAFLFFIFFDVYKNIGPKENSELIVLQASIVASIIKGIPFINIFWIGFGAGFTLNMLNLPVLTFGIGIYLPFYLTLPVFAGGLLSLIASRISQKFSSNMLLFSNGLMSGEAIVGVILSILAYIKLFI